The following proteins come from a genomic window of Pseudomonadota bacterium:
- a CDS encoding response regulator transcription factor produces the protein MSRRILIIEDEPDIARLLRLHLRELAEDPQIANDGSEGLRLALASRWDLILLDLRLPGVDGLEICRRLRQQPYYVPIVMLTSKSGEGDRVSGLDIGADDYITKPFSIPELLARIKAIFRRVELLERGDEPASELRAGELQIDLDRREVHVGDKAIDLTAKEFDLLTHFARAPGKVFTRAQLLDSVWGYGHDGYEHTVNTHINRLRAKVEPDPSNPTYVMTVWGVGYKFGVDTSP, from the coding sequence ATGAGCCGACGAATCCTCATCATCGAAGACGAGCCCGATATCGCCCGCCTCCTCAGGCTGCATCTGCGCGAGCTGGCGGAAGATCCCCAGATCGCCAACGACGGCAGCGAAGGCCTCAGACTCGCCCTCGCCTCGCGCTGGGACCTGATCTTGCTGGATCTTCGCCTGCCCGGCGTCGATGGCCTGGAAATATGCCGCCGACTTCGCCAACAGCCGTATTATGTACCCATCGTAATGCTCACATCCAAGTCTGGTGAAGGCGATCGGGTAAGCGGTCTTGATATCGGTGCCGACGACTACATCACCAAGCCCTTCAGCATTCCGGAGCTGTTGGCGCGCATCAAAGCCATTTTCCGCCGAGTCGAGCTGCTCGAGCGCGGCGATGAGCCGGCCAGCGAGCTGCGCGCCGGCGAGCTGCAGATCGATCTCGATCGGCGCGAGGTGCATGTCGGTGACAAAGCCATCGATCTGACGGCAAAGGAATTCGACCTCCTGACCCACTTCGCGCGCGCCCCCGGTAAGGTGTTCACCCGAGCCCAGCTCCTCGACTCTGTCTGGGGCTACGGCCATGATGGCTACGAGCACACGGTGAACACCCACATCAACAGGCTACGCGCCAAAGTGGAGCCAGATCCCTCAAATCCGACCTACGTGATGACCGTCTGGGGCGTCGGCTACAAGTTCGGCGTCGACACGAGCCCTTGA